The proteins below are encoded in one region of Xenopus laevis strain J_2021 chromosome 8L, Xenopus_laevis_v10.1, whole genome shotgun sequence:
- the egln2.L gene encoding egl-9 family hypoxia-inducible factor 2 L homeolog isoform X1 has product MDRGHQQGKCIRSEVHTANLSEVVPSVQCVGMGVERFQQYPMKASHPTSDVQSSTNSLDGVHQCHNHLTSVQIKANVEVSSAEQEEQVALLACPVTTLRAMGLASGEMQLVRAAKSGTVVSRERGFIREIDNNNPCQEVGIQMNGRTDGFATKRKFMENELTEIGVRGIAPESGPSVFPPMEGKRRKTEVHEDAHIHQESSSTREGQLAQRPVGIKSSAVSPLRMSLDYIVPCITYYGICVKDHFLGEALGSRVLEEVQMLNRSGKFRDGQLVSQRTIPSKNIRGDQIAWVEGKEPGCENIGALMSKIDEVIMHCNGKMENYVINGRTKAMVACYPGNGMGYVRHVDNPNRDGRCLTCIYYLNQNWDAKVHGGLLQIFPEGRSVVANIEPLFDRLLIFYSDRRNPHEVKPAFAMRYAITVWYFDAKERAEAKNKYRLAAGQKGIHVPVSCPGTV; this is encoded by the exons ATGGATAGAGGGCATCAGCAGGGAAAGTGTATAAGGAGTGAAGTTCACACTGCAAACCTGTCAGAGGTTGTGCCTAGTGTTCAGTGTGTTGGGATGGGGGTGGAACGATTCCAACAATATCCCATGAAGGCATCTCATCCAACATCTGATGTCCAATCCTCTACAAACTCCCTAGATGGGGTTCATCAGTGCCACAATCACCTCACTTCTGTACAGATTAAAGCCAATGTTGAGGTCTCCTCTGCTGAACAGGAAGAGCAGGTAGCATTACTAGCCTGTCCAGTGACTACACTTAGGGCTATGGGTTTGGCCAGTGGAGAGATGCAGCTGGTGAGAGCTGCAAAGAGTGGGACAGTAGTCAGCAGAGAGAGGGGATTCATCCGAGAAATTGATAATAACAACCCCTGCCAAGAAGTTGGAATACAAATGAATGGAAGGACAGATGGCTTTGCCACTAAAAGAAAATTTATGGAAAATGAACTAACGGAGATTGGTGTTAGGGGGATTGCCCCAGAGAGTGGTCCTTCAGTATTCCCTCCCATGGAGGGTAAAAGACGCAAGACAGAGGTACACGAAGATGCCCATATTCACCAAGAATCCAGTTCCACAAGAGAAGGGCAACTTGCACAAAGGCCTGTGGGTATCAAAAGTTCAGCAGTATCTCCCCTACGAATGTCATTAGACTACATTGTTCCCTGCATAACATACTATGGTATTTGTGTCAAGGATCACTTTTTAGGAGAAGCACTAGGATCCAGGGTCTTGGAAGAAGTGCAGATGCTTAATAGAAGTGGAAAATTTCGGGATGGCCAGCTTGTCAGTCAGAGGACCATACCATCCAAAAACATCCGTGGAGACCAAATTGCCTGGGTGGAAGGGAAGGAGCCTGGCTGTGAGAACATTGGGGCATTGATGTCCAAAATAGATGAGGTCATTATGCACTGCAATGGGAAAATGGAGAATTATGTCATCAATGGAAGAACTAAG GCAATGGTGGCATGTTATCCTGGAAATGGCATGGGATATGTCCGACATGTGGATAATCCGAACAGAGATGGACGCTGCTTAACCTGTATCTATTACCTTAATCAGAACTGGGATGCCAAG GTTCATGGGGGGCTCCTGCAGATTTTCCCCGAGGGACGTTCGGTGGTTGCCAACATTGAGCCATTATTTGATCGGTTATTAATCTTCTATTCAGACCGGCGCAATCCTCatgaagtaaaaccagcctttgCCATGCG TTATGCCATCACTGTCTGGTATTTCGATGCAAAGGAGAGAGCAGAGGCCAAAAATAAATACAGGCTAG CTGCCGGACAGAAAGGCATTCACGTCCCAGTCTCGTGCCCTGGTACTGTGTAA
- the egln2.L gene encoding egl-9 family hypoxia-inducible factor 2 L homeolog isoform X2 — protein sequence MDRGHQQGKCIRSEVHTANLSEVVPSVQCVGMGVERFQQYPMKASHPTSDVQSSTNSLDGVHQCHNHLTSVQIKANVEVSSAEQEEQVALLACPVTTLRAMGLASGEMQLVRAAKSGTVVSRERGFIREIDNNNPCQEVGIQMNGRTDGFATKRKFMENELTEIGVRGIAPESGPSVFPPMEGKRRKTEVHEDAHIHQESSSTREGQLAQRPDHFLGEALGSRVLEEVQMLNRSGKFRDGQLVSQRTIPSKNIRGDQIAWVEGKEPGCENIGALMSKIDEVIMHCNGKMENYVINGRTKAMVACYPGNGMGYVRHVDNPNRDGRCLTCIYYLNQNWDAKVHGGLLQIFPEGRSVVANIEPLFDRLLIFYSDRRNPHEVKPAFAMRYAITVWYFDAKERAEAKNKYRLAAGQKGIHVPVSCPGTV from the exons ATGGATAGAGGGCATCAGCAGGGAAAGTGTATAAGGAGTGAAGTTCACACTGCAAACCTGTCAGAGGTTGTGCCTAGTGTTCAGTGTGTTGGGATGGGGGTGGAACGATTCCAACAATATCCCATGAAGGCATCTCATCCAACATCTGATGTCCAATCCTCTACAAACTCCCTAGATGGGGTTCATCAGTGCCACAATCACCTCACTTCTGTACAGATTAAAGCCAATGTTGAGGTCTCCTCTGCTGAACAGGAAGAGCAGGTAGCATTACTAGCCTGTCCAGTGACTACACTTAGGGCTATGGGTTTGGCCAGTGGAGAGATGCAGCTGGTGAGAGCTGCAAAGAGTGGGACAGTAGTCAGCAGAGAGAGGGGATTCATCCGAGAAATTGATAATAACAACCCCTGCCAAGAAGTTGGAATACAAATGAATGGAAGGACAGATGGCTTTGCCACTAAAAGAAAATTTATGGAAAATGAACTAACGGAGATTGGTGTTAGGGGGATTGCCCCAGAGAGTGGTCCTTCAGTATTCCCTCCCATGGAGGGTAAAAGACGCAAGACAGAGGTACACGAAGATGCCCATATTCACCAAGAATCCAGTTCCACAAGAGAAGGGCAACTTGCACAAAGGCCT GATCACTTTTTAGGAGAAGCACTAGGATCCAGGGTCTTGGAAGAAGTGCAGATGCTTAATAGAAGTGGAAAATTTCGGGATGGCCAGCTTGTCAGTCAGAGGACCATACCATCCAAAAACATCCGTGGAGACCAAATTGCCTGGGTGGAAGGGAAGGAGCCTGGCTGTGAGAACATTGGGGCATTGATGTCCAAAATAGATGAGGTCATTATGCACTGCAATGGGAAAATGGAGAATTATGTCATCAATGGAAGAACTAAG GCAATGGTGGCATGTTATCCTGGAAATGGCATGGGATATGTCCGACATGTGGATAATCCGAACAGAGATGGACGCTGCTTAACCTGTATCTATTACCTTAATCAGAACTGGGATGCCAAG GTTCATGGGGGGCTCCTGCAGATTTTCCCCGAGGGACGTTCGGTGGTTGCCAACATTGAGCCATTATTTGATCGGTTATTAATCTTCTATTCAGACCGGCGCAATCCTCatgaagtaaaaccagcctttgCCATGCG TTATGCCATCACTGTCTGGTATTTCGATGCAAAGGAGAGAGCAGAGGCCAAAAATAAATACAGGCTAG CTGCCGGACAGAAAGGCATTCACGTCCCAGTCTCGTGCCCTGGTACTGTGTAA
- the egln2.L gene encoding egl-9 family hypoxia-inducible factor 2 L homeolog (The RefSeq protein has 5 substitutions compared to this genomic sequence) — MDRGHQQGKCIRSEVHTANLSEAVPSVQCVGMGVERFQQYPMKASHPTSDVQSSTNSLDGVHQCHNHLTSVQIKANVEVSSAEQEEQVALLACPVTTLRAMGLASGEMQLVRAAKSGTVVSRERGFIQEIDNNNPCQEVGIQVNGRTDGFATKRKFMENELTEIGVRGIAPESGPSVFPPMEGKRRKAEVHEDAHIHQEYSSTREGQLAQRPVGIKSSAVSPLRMSLDYIVPCITYYGICVKDHFLGEALGSRVLEEVQMLNRSGKFRDGQLVSQRTIPSKNIRGDQIAWVEGKEPGCENIGALMSKIDEVIMHCNGKMENYVINGRTKAMVACYPGNGMGYVRHVDNPNRDGRCLTCIYYLNQNWDAKVHGGLLQIFPEGRSVVANIEPLFDRLLIFYSDRRNPHEVKPAFAMRYAITVWYFDAKERAEAKNKYRLAAGQKGIHVPVSCPGTV; from the exons ATGGATAGAGGGCATCAGCAGGGAAAGTGTATAAGGAGTGAAGTTCACACTGCAAACCTGTCAGAGGTTGTGCCTAGTGTTCAGTGTGTTGGGATGGGGGTGGAACGATTCCAACAATATCCCATGAAGGCATCTCATCCAACATCTGATGTCCAATCCTCTACAAACTCCCTAGATGGGGTTCATCAGTGCCACAATCACCTCACTTCTGTACAGATTAAAGCCAATGTTGAGGTCTCCTCTGCTGAACAGGAAGAGCAGGTAGCATTACTAGCCTGTCCAGTGACTACACTTAGGGCTATGGGTTTGGCCAGTGGAGAGATGCAGCTGGTGAGAGCTGCAAAGAGTGGGACAGTAGTCAGCAGAGAGAGGGGATTCATCCGAGAAATTGATAATAACAACCCCTGCCAAGAAGTTGGAATACAAATGAATGGAAGGACAGATGGCTTTGCCACTAAAAGAAAATTTATGGAAAATGAACTAACGGAGATTGGTGTTAGGGGGATTGCCCCAGAGAGTGGTCCTTCAGTATTCCCTCCCATGGAGGGTAAAAGACGCAAGACAGAGGTACACGAAGATGCCCATATTCACCAAGAATCCAGTTCCACAAGAGAAGGGCAACTTGCACAAAGGCCTGTGGGTATCAAAAGTTCAGCAGTATCTCCCCTACGAATGTCATTAGACTACATTGTTCCCTGCATAACATACTATGGTATTTGTGTCAAGGATCACTTTTTAGGAGAAGCACTAGGATCCAGGGTCTTGGAAGAAGTGCAGATGCTTAATAGAAGTGGAAAATTTCGGGATGGCCAGCTTGTCAGTCAGAGGACCATACCATCCAAAAACATCCGTGGAGACCAAATTGCCTGGGTGGAAGGGAAGGAGCCTGGCTGTGAGAACATTGGGGCATTGATGTCCAAAATAGATGAGGTCATTATGCACTGCAATGGGAAAATGGAGAATTATGTCATCAATGGAAGAACTAAG GCAATGGTGGCATGTTATCCTGGAAATGGCATGGGATATGTCCGACATGTGGATAATCCGAACAGAGATGGACGCTGCTTAACCTGTATCTATTACCTTAATCAGAACTGGGATGCCAAG GTTCATGGGGGGCTCCTGCAGATTTTCCCCGAGGGACGTTCGGTGGTTGCCAACATTGAGCCATTATTTGATCGGTTATTAATCTTCTATTCAGACCGGCGCAATCCTCatgaagtaaaaccagcctttgCCATGCG TTATGCCATCACTGTCTGGTATTTCGATGCAAAGGAGAGAGCAGAGGCCAAAAATAAATACAGGCTAG CTGCCGGACAGAAAGGCATTCACGTCCCAGTCTCGTGCCCTGGTACTGTGTAA